One genomic segment of Danio rerio strain Tuebingen ecotype United States chromosome 11, GRCz12tu, whole genome shotgun sequence includes these proteins:
- the igfbp6a gene encoding insulin-like growth factor-binding protein 6a precursor (The RefSeq protein has 3 substitutions compared to this genomic sequence) yields MMSLPHLLALWVTIQLCIFASSSLVLGLKKFCSLCPSGELKSHRSGDEMTSMLALDEPCGVYTLPCALGLRCIPPTGEQSPLQALLQGRGACRNSKNTISDIPPPTDYEPSTTENNEKGPCRKLLNSVLQSIELTVIHSVQDIYIPNCDKQGSFRRKQCRSSRGMQRGHCWCVDEKGSKISSRRRSDGSISCSSA; encoded by the exons ATGATGTCTCTGCCTCATTTGCTAACTCTCTGGGTCACCATTCAACTGTGCATTTTTGCCTCCAGCTCACTTGTATTAGGCTTGAAAAAGTTCTGCTCGTTGTGCCCCTCGGGGGAGCTCAAGAGCCACAGATCTGGAGATGAGAGGACATCCATGCTGGCGTTAGATGAGCCTTGCGGGGTTTATACACTACCGTGTGCTTTAGGGCTCCGTTGTATCCCTCCAACAGGAGAGCAAAGTCCTCTTCAGGCGCTGCTTCAGGGACGAGGAGCCTGCAGAAACAGCAAAAACACCATCTCTGATATCCCTCCGCCTACAG ACTATGAACCGTCAACCACAGAGAACAACGAGAAG ggTCCATGTCGCAAACTGCTGAACTCAGTGCTCCAGAGCATAGAGCTGACAGTGATTCGCTCAGTTCAGGACATCTACATCCCCAACTGTGACAAACAGGGATCCTTCAGGAGGAAGCAG TGTCGCTCGTCACGAGGAATGCAAAGAGGCCACTGCTGGTGTGTCGATGAGAAAGGATCAAAGATTTCGTCCCGTAGGAGAAGCGATGGATCAATCTCATGTAGCAGCGCCTAA